The DNA region GGTTATCCAAATGAAGATTACCTATAATAAGTTGATTTTTTACACTTTTAATAGGTTGTGGGCTTTTTCCACCGACGCCTCTTAGTTCCATTTTAATTGCCGTAGTACCAGAACTATCTGCAAATCTTTTATTTAAAATAATAAATGGAGCTCCAGAATCTAACATAAAATATCCATTTATGCCATTTAAAATAGCAGACAAATAGATTAATCCATTTAAGCGAATCATGGAGATTGCATTAGTGGATTCTATCTTTGATCTTTCCCATACCGATTGATAGGCTTTTTCGGCATCCCAATTTTCTGGTTGCTTGATAATATTGAGTTGAATTATTTTTCCATTTTTGTCGAAAACTATAGAAGGGTATGTAGTCTTACCATTCGAATATTTCGCGGATAAGACTATACTATCATTTTGATTTCCGATAAGATTCTCCGATTGTATTTTATACTCAGAAATTGTTGGATATTGAAATAAAACAGCGTCTAAAAATCGAACATTATTACCAGGATAAGGAAAATCACCTAATCGACTATTCTCATTCATAAGATTGGATAATCCTGCCGCATCTTTTTGATTGATCAATTGCACTATTTCCTTGATGCGCTCTTGCTTATTAGAAAATTGGGCTTGCCCTAAAATTGGCAAACCCAACAGTATCATGAAC from Rhizosphaericola mali includes:
- a CDS encoding retroviral-like aspartic protease family protein; its protein translation is MILLGLPILGQAQFSNKQERIKEIVQLINQKDAAGLSNLMNENSRLGDFPYPGNNVRFLDAVLFQYPTISEYKIQSENLIGNQNDSIVLSAKYSNGKTTYPSIVFDKNGKIIQLNIIKQPENWDAEKAYQSVWERSKIESTNAISMIRLNGLIYLSAILNGINGYFMLDSGAPFIILNKRFADSSGTTAIKMELRGVGGKSPQPIKSVKNQLIIGNLHLDNLDLPAMNMESNSTWEDSTFFGLIGQAFLNNYASEFDFKNNKLVLHSLEAYSNYHEKKMKDSISFKMVRHIPIIRTIINNQSFNFGLDCGANANVVNNSFVDNIGAQFEFDNKDVAINEVAQTQQKNQTGYIKKMQIGNKILLPQYSVVSDASLGYGLNSKNNEVSGLLGIPFLEQFHFIINYKSKNIQILK